From Anaerosoma tenue:
CGGACGCGATCCGCCGAGGCACTGCACGGCCCCCGCACGCTCGTAGAACGCGGCGAGCTTCGTACCGAGGTACGCGGGGAAGCCCTCGTCTCCGGGCATCTCCTCGAGCCGTCCGGAGATCTCGCGCATCGCCTCGGCCCACCTGCTCGTCGAGTCGGCCTGCAGAACCACCTCGTACCCCATGTCGCGGAAGTACTCGGCCATCGTGATGCCCGTGTACACGCTCGCCTCGCGAGCCGCCACCGGCATGTTCGAGGTGTTCGCCACCAGGACCGTGCGCTTCATCAGCGACTCGCCGGAATACGGGTCGGTGAGCTCCGGGAACTCCATGAGCACGTCGGTCATCTCGTTGCCGCGCTCGCCGCAGCCGATGAAGATGACCACCTGGGCGTTGCTCCACTTGGCCACCTGGTGCTGCGTGACCGTCTTGCCGGCGCCGAACGGACCGGGGATGCAGGCGACGCCACCCTTGATGAGCGGGAAGAACGTGTCGATCACACGCGTCCCCGTCACCAGCGGCTCACCCGACGTGATCTTCTTCCGATACGGACGCGGAACGCGGATCGGCCACGTCTGCATCATCGTGATCTCATGCTCGGTGCCGTCGGTAGACCTGAGGCGCGCGACCGTCTGCTCCACCGTGAACTGCCCCGCGTGGATCTCGACTATCTCGCCGGTCAGTGCCGGCGGCACCATGATGCGATGCTCGACGACCACGTTCTCCTGCACCGTGCCGATGATGTCGCCGCCGGAGACCACGGCGCCCGCCGTGGCGACCGGCACGAACTCCCAGCGCTTCTCACGGTCGAGCCCGGGGGCCGAGACGCCTCTGCCGAGGAACGCGCCTGACTTCGCGCGCAGCGCGTCGAGCGGCCGCTGGACGCCGTCGTACACGGCCTCGAGCATGCCGGGGCCGAGCTCCACCGACAACGGCGCGCCGGTCGAGACGACGGGCATGCCAGGGCCCAGGCCCTCGGTCTCCTCGTAAACCTGGATCGAAGCGCGGTCGCCCCGCATCTCGATGATCTCGCCCATGAGTCCTTGCTCACCCACGCGCACCAGGTCGTACATCCTGGCCGTTCCAAGACCCGTGGCCACCACCAGCGGTCCGGCTACTTTGCGAATCGTGCCCTGATCCATCTAGCCTTCCTCTTCTCCTGACGACATCGAGGTGCCCAACGCACGCTCGATGGCCCGGTTCAACTTCCTGGCTCCCACGCCGCCCGACGTGCCGGCAGCCGGGATGACCGTCACCGCGGGGACCGGCTTGTCGGCGGAGTCGGCAACGAGGTCGTCGATCGCCTCGTACACGGGCTCTGTCACGAAGACCGATCCGTACCTTCCGCTCACGAGCTCCGGCCACCGCTCCCTCGCGTCCTCCGGCCGCTCCACCACCTCGACGGCGAACCCCAGCGGCCGAAAGCCGGCCACACTGGTCGCGTCGCCCACCACCGCGATCATCAGCCGCTCGCTCATAGCACGCCCCGCAGCCGCTCGCGCACCACGTCGCGCTCCAGACCCGACAGCCTCCCGACCACTACGATCCGCAGCGCCACTACCTCGGCCTCCCGCGCCAGAACGTACGCGAGCACGGGCTCCGGTCCGCTCGGCACCATACGCGCCGAGGCCATCCTGGCGGCATCGAGCGACGCCGCCGCGAGGTCGTAACGCTCGAGATCGAGCAGGTCCGCAACGTCGAGCCCCGGCACCGCGCGAGTCCCTGCCACGGCCTCCGCAAGCTCCTCGGCATCCATACGCGAGACCTCGGACGCCAGGCCTTCGATGCTGCGCGAACCGCCACCGATCATCGCCTTGGCAACCTCGGGTCCCGGCAGACGTTTGGCGTTGGCCCGCAGGAGCACCCTGGTGTTCGCCAGGTCGATCCGAAGCGTCATCAGATCGCGCAGGAACGCCACCCGCGACCGGCGGGCCTCGGCCGCGAGCGCTTCGTAGAGCGCGTGGTCCACGGCCGTCTCCACCTCAGACAACGCCGGCGGCTGCTCGGCATCGTCCCACGCGGTCAGCAGCGCGCACATCGCGCCGGGAAGCTGCTCTCCGGTGCCGAGGAACGCCGCGGGCTCGATCGTGCCGAGCGCGCTCAGCCTGGGCGCCGGCAGTCCGAGCACGCGGGTCTTGAGCGCCGTGCGCAGGTTGCGGTAGTCGTACGGCAACCTGAAGAACCGCACGACCGCCTCGGGCAGACCCGCCTCCAACAGGAA
This genomic window contains:
- a CDS encoding V-type ATPase subunit; protein product: MAQLASIRDDIRYGFAVGRVRVLQAKLLTRSVFERLIDAPDFAEQRRILSETAFGRYLEQASTATDVERALDASLGDLYDEFLLEAGLPEAVVRFFRLPYDYRNLRTALKTRVLGLPAPRLSALGTIEPAAFLGTGEQLPGAMCALLTAWDDAEQPPALSEVETAVDHALYEALAAEARRSRVAFLRDLMTLRIDLANTRVLLRANAKRLPGPEVAKAMIGGGSRSIEGLASEVSRMDAEELAEAVAGTRAVPGLDVADLLDLERYDLAAASLDAARMASARMVPSGPEPVLAYVLAREAEVVALRIVVVGRLSGLERDVVRERLRGVL
- a CDS encoding V-type ATP synthase subunit A; its protein translation is MDQGTIRKVAGPLVVATGLGTARMYDLVRVGEQGLMGEIIEMRGDRASIQVYEETEGLGPGMPVVSTGAPLSVELGPGMLEAVYDGVQRPLDALRAKSGAFLGRGVSAPGLDREKRWEFVPVATAGAVVSGGDIIGTVQENVVVEHRIMVPPALTGEIVEIHAGQFTVEQTVARLRSTDGTEHEITMMQTWPIRVPRPYRKKITSGEPLVTGTRVIDTFFPLIKGGVACIPGPFGAGKTVTQHQVAKWSNAQVVIFIGCGERGNEMTDVLMEFPELTDPYSGESLMKRTVLVANTSNMPVAAREASVYTGITMAEYFRDMGYEVVLQADSTSRWAEAMREISGRLEEMPGDEGFPAYLGTKLAAFYERAGAVQCLGGSRPSGPSSLSSDSTAATVGAAGAEGPDAASAARSVREDSKEGPLRPAAPRTGSVSVVGSVSPPGGDLSEPVVQNTLRVVKVYWALQDQLAFQRHFPAIDWLTSYSLYLDSIRPYWEKEVSHEFRDRRDRCMAILQRESDLAEIVRLVGLEALSAEEQILMETAKSIREDFLQQNAFRDDDQFSSLTEQDLLLGVILRFHEAAVAAQRGGAPLKDILAAPVREKIARAKYATLDDLGIFEEIVSDIETQLVAGSGVSA
- a CDS encoding V-type ATP synthase subunit F, which codes for MSERLMIAVVGDATSVAGFRPLGFAVEVVERPEDARERWPELVSGRYGSVFVTEPVYEAIDDLVADSADKPVPAVTVIPAAGTSGGVGARKLNRAIERALGTSMSSGEEEG